From Paenibacillus graminis, a single genomic window includes:
- the secG gene encoding preprotein translocase subunit SecG, whose protein sequence is MDIFLKVLLLIFSVGLIAVVLLQKGKSAGLSGAISGGAEHLFGKTKARGMELVLQRVTVGLAAGFFIMSILVAVLVD, encoded by the coding sequence ATGGATATCTTTTTGAAAGTATTGCTCCTGATTTTTTCCGTCGGTCTAATTGCGGTCGTTCTTCTGCAAAAAGGGAAAAGCGCAGGTCTTTCCGGTGCCATCTCCGGCGGTGCTGAGCATCTCTTTGGTAAAACAAAAGCACGTGGTATGGAACTTGTACTGCAGCGTGTAACAGTTGGACTGGCAGCAGGATTCTTTATTATGTCGATTCTTGTGGCTGTCCTGGTTGACTAG
- the eno gene encoding phosphopyruvate hydratase: MTIISDVYAREVLDSRGNPTVEVDVYLESGAKGRAIVPSGASTGAHEAVELRDEDKNRYLGKGVLKAVENVNEIIAPEVIGMDALDQLGIDKLMITLDGTHNKGKLGANAILAVSMAVARAAATALDVPLYVYLGGFNAKQLPVPMMNIVNGGAHADNNVDVQEFMVLPVGAPSFKEALRTGAEIFHALKSVLKGKGLNTAVGDEGGFAPNFTSNEDALSSIMEAIEKAGYKPGVDVFLGMDVASTEFFKDGKYHLEGEGKSFTPAEFVDLLTSWADKYPIITIEDGCSEDDWEGWKLLTEKLGNRIQLVGDDLFVTNTERLNKGIEEGIGNSILIKVNQIGTLTETFDAIEMAKRAGYTAVISHRSGESEDSTIADIAVATNAGQIKTGAPSRTDRIAKYNQLLRIEDELGELAQYNGLKSFYNLKR; the protein is encoded by the coding sequence ATGACTATTATTTCTGATGTGTACGCTCGCGAAGTCCTCGACTCCCGTGGTAACCCTACAGTAGAGGTTGATGTTTATCTGGAATCCGGCGCTAAAGGCCGCGCTATCGTTCCTTCCGGCGCTTCCACTGGCGCTCACGAAGCTGTAGAGCTTCGTGACGAAGACAAAAACCGCTACCTGGGTAAAGGCGTTCTGAAAGCTGTTGAGAACGTGAATGAAATCATCGCTCCAGAAGTAATCGGTATGGACGCTCTGGATCAGCTGGGCATCGACAAACTGATGATTACCCTGGATGGCACTCACAACAAAGGCAAACTGGGCGCTAACGCAATTCTGGCTGTATCCATGGCCGTGGCCCGTGCTGCAGCAACAGCTCTGGACGTGCCTTTGTATGTATACCTGGGCGGATTCAACGCGAAACAGCTTCCAGTTCCAATGATGAACATCGTAAACGGCGGCGCACATGCCGACAACAACGTTGACGTACAAGAGTTCATGGTTCTGCCAGTTGGCGCACCTAGCTTCAAAGAAGCTCTGCGTACAGGCGCAGAAATCTTCCACGCTCTGAAATCCGTGCTTAAAGGCAAAGGCCTGAACACTGCAGTTGGCGACGAAGGCGGATTCGCTCCTAACTTCACTTCCAACGAAGATGCACTGTCCTCCATCATGGAAGCTATCGAAAAAGCCGGTTACAAACCAGGCGTTGATGTATTCCTGGGTATGGACGTAGCGAGCACCGAGTTCTTCAAAGACGGTAAATACCACCTGGAAGGCGAAGGAAAATCCTTCACACCAGCTGAATTCGTAGACCTGCTTACTTCTTGGGCTGACAAATATCCAATCATCACCATCGAAGATGGCTGCTCCGAAGATGACTGGGAAGGCTGGAAATTGCTCACCGAAAAATTGGGCAACAGAATTCAGCTCGTTGGTGATGACCTGTTCGTAACTAACACTGAACGTCTGAACAAAGGGATCGAAGAAGGCATCGGTAACTCCATTCTGATCAAAGTTAACCAAATCGGTACTTTGACTGAAACTTTCGACGCTATTGAAATGGCAAAACGCGCTGGCTACACTGCTGTTATCTCCCACCGTTCCGGTGAGTCCGAAGACAGCACTATCGCTGATATCGCTGTGGCAACCAATGCCGGCCAGATCAAAACAGGTGCTCCTTCCCGTACAGACCGTATCGCTAAATACAACCAGTTGCTTCGCATCGAAGATGAACTGGGTGAATTGGCTCAATACAACGGCCTGAAATCCTTCTACAACCTCAAAAGATAA
- the rnr gene encoding ribonuclease R: MITQEQLLNFMRETAYKPLTYDELVSHFALEDSESFKAFEELLLALEQDGRMILTRNARYGVPERMDLVRGRVQAHAKGFAFLIPDDRDHPDIYLNANDLKGAMNGDIVLVRITSRSPSGGRMEGEVVRIAKRGVLQTVGVFQSLETYGFVLPDDKRINRDIFIPKQSFKGAVDGEKVVVRIVNYPEGRAAAEGEIIEILGHKDDPGVDILSVIRKHQLPEAFPAEVMHEAEQAPDSITEEEIVQQGRRDLRGLNIVTIDGADAKDLDDAVNVSRLENGHYKLGVHIADVGYYVREGSELDKEAFDRGCSVYLVDRVIPMLPHRLSNGICSLNPKVDRLTMSCEMEFDEHMKVVKHDVFTSVIRTKERMTYSDVRKIVEDEDPELLERYSPLIDDFRLMKELAMKLRGARMRRGAVDFDFEESKIIVDENGKAIDIVKRERSVAEQIIEEFMLAANETVAEHFHWLKVPFLYRIHEDPDPEKLQNFMAFAANFGYHVKGRGNSVHPRALQDLLEQIQGTKEQTVISTMMLRSMKQAKYDAESTGHFGLAAEFYSHFTSPIRRYPDLVIHRVMREVIENGGALTEKRHEYLASRMPEIAQQSSERERVAVEAERDTEQLKKAEFMQDKVGEEFDAMVSSVTSFGMFIELENTVEGLIRLSALSDDYYHFDEAHMALIGERTSKVFRIGDEVKIRVAKVNMDDHTIDFEMVDMKPRAAGEHRSYGGRGGKGGRTGGGFAKPPGAKAGGKGRAGGKGKPGSAAAGRGKAGGAAHAGKSGAVARAGEAPRAAEEASGGAPAGGRGKRGGGGPAEAARRAFAAVNRGEAGGASAPRERDRSGGRSRSGEAGGGAGGRGISFGFGSGKGGYGAPTGGGAEQASELRGVDASTRFRSREDLGSGAAASGGEGKSRRKKKKKGGVFISPSVTPGNVERSDKSGNAEGSGRRKKKKKTQE, translated from the coding sequence TTGATAACACAGGAACAATTATTGAATTTCATGCGGGAGACCGCTTATAAGCCGCTCACTTATGACGAACTGGTGAGCCATTTCGCATTAGAGGACAGCGAGTCGTTCAAAGCGTTCGAGGAACTGCTGCTCGCACTTGAGCAGGATGGAAGAATGATACTGACCCGGAATGCCCGCTACGGGGTACCGGAACGAATGGATCTGGTGCGCGGACGTGTACAGGCTCATGCAAAGGGGTTTGCTTTTCTGATTCCCGATGACCGCGATCATCCTGATATTTATTTGAATGCCAATGATCTGAAGGGTGCGATGAACGGCGATATCGTGCTGGTGCGCATTACCTCGCGAAGCCCGTCCGGCGGGCGTATGGAAGGCGAAGTTGTGCGGATCGCCAAAAGAGGGGTGCTGCAGACTGTAGGCGTGTTCCAGAGTCTGGAGACCTATGGGTTTGTGCTGCCTGATGATAAGCGGATTAACCGGGATATTTTTATTCCCAAGCAATCCTTCAAGGGTGCGGTTGACGGAGAAAAGGTCGTTGTCCGTATTGTCAATTACCCGGAAGGCCGGGCAGCGGCTGAGGGGGAGATCATAGAGATCCTTGGTCACAAGGATGACCCGGGTGTGGATATTCTGTCGGTGATCCGGAAGCATCAGCTTCCGGAGGCTTTTCCGGCAGAAGTAATGCATGAAGCGGAGCAGGCTCCTGATTCAATTACGGAGGAAGAGATCGTCCAGCAGGGACGCCGCGATCTGCGCGGGCTGAACATTGTCACCATTGACGGTGCGGACGCCAAGGATCTGGATGATGCCGTGAATGTATCGCGTCTGGAGAACGGCCACTACAAGCTGGGCGTGCATATTGCTGACGTTGGATATTATGTGCGTGAAGGGTCTGAACTGGATAAGGAAGCTTTTGACCGCGGGTGCAGCGTCTATTTGGTGGACCGGGTCATCCCGATGCTGCCGCATCGCTTGTCGAACGGTATCTGCAGCTTAAATCCTAAGGTGGACCGGCTGACGATGTCCTGCGAGATGGAATTTGACGAGCATATGAAGGTCGTGAAGCATGATGTTTTTACGAGCGTAATCCGCACCAAAGAAAGAATGACCTACTCCGATGTCCGCAAAATTGTTGAGGACGAAGATCCGGAGCTGCTGGAGCGCTACAGTCCGCTGATCGATGATTTCCGCCTGATGAAAGAGCTGGCGATGAAGCTGCGTGGTGCGCGGATGCGCCGAGGTGCGGTTGATTTTGACTTCGAAGAGAGCAAAATTATCGTCGATGAGAACGGTAAGGCTATAGATATTGTAAAACGCGAGCGTTCCGTGGCTGAGCAGATTATCGAGGAGTTCATGCTGGCGGCTAACGAAACAGTCGCAGAGCATTTCCACTGGCTGAAGGTACCGTTCCTGTACCGGATTCACGAGGATCCGGACCCGGAGAAGCTGCAGAACTTCATGGCTTTTGCAGCGAACTTTGGCTATCATGTCAAAGGCCGGGGCAATTCGGTGCATCCGCGCGCCCTGCAGGATCTGCTGGAGCAGATTCAGGGGACGAAGGAGCAGACTGTGATCAGTACCATGATGCTGCGCTCCATGAAGCAGGCGAAGTATGATGCTGAGAGCACAGGCCATTTCGGGCTGGCTGCGGAGTTTTATTCCCATTTCACATCGCCGATCCGGCGTTATCCCGACCTCGTTATTCACCGCGTCATGCGGGAGGTCATTGAGAACGGCGGAGCGCTGACGGAGAAACGCCATGAGTATCTCGCCAGCCGGATGCCGGAGATCGCCCAGCAGTCCTCGGAACGCGAGCGTGTGGCTGTAGAGGCCGAACGCGATACGGAGCAGCTTAAGAAGGCTGAGTTCATGCAGGACAAGGTTGGCGAGGAATTCGACGCCATGGTCAGCAGTGTAACCAGCTTCGGGATGTTCATCGAGCTGGAAAATACCGTCGAAGGCTTAATCCGCCTCAGCGCGCTGAGCGATGATTATTACCACTTCGACGAGGCCCATATGGCGCTCATTGGCGAGCGCACCTCGAAGGTGTTCCGTATTGGCGACGAGGTGAAGATCCGTGTCGCCAAGGTCAACATGGACGACCACACGATTGACTTCGAGATGGTCGACATGAAGCCGCGCGCGGCGGGAGAGCACCGCAGCTATGGCGGGCGCGGCGGCAAGGGTGGCCGCACGGGCGGCGGCTTCGCCAAGCCGCCGGGAGCCAAAGCCGGCGGCAAGGGCCGCGCCGGCGGTAAAGGCAAGCCCGGCAGCGCAGCAGCGGGCCGGGGGAAGGCCGGCGGCGCAGCACACGCCGGCAAGTCCGGCGCGGTGGCACGCGCCGGAGAAGCTCCCCGCGCAGCGGAGGAAGCCAGCGGCGGTGCGCCGGCTGGCGGCCGCGGCAAGCGCGGGGGCGGCGGCCCGGCAGAGGCAGCGCGCCGGGCCTTCGCGGCCGTGAACCGCGGCGAGGCTGGCGGGGCCAGCGCGCCGCGTGAGCGGGACCGCAGCGGCGGGCGCAGCCGCAGCGGTGAGGCCGGAGGCGGTGCCGGGGGACGCGGCATCAGCTTCGGCTTCGGCTCCGGCAAGGGCGGCTATGGCGCCCCTACCGGCGGTGGAGCCGAGCAGGCCAGCGAGCTGCGCGGCGTGGACGCCAGCACGCGGTTCCGCAGCCGCGAGGATCTGGGCAGCGGGGCAGCGGCCAGCGGCGGCGAAGGCAAGAGCCGCCGCAAAAAGAAGAAAAAGGGCGGCGTTTTCATCAGCCCTTCCGTAACGCCGGGCAACGTGGAGCGGAGCGACAAAAGCGGCAACGCTGAGGGCAGCGGCCGCCGCAAGAAGAAGAAAAAAACGCAAGAGTAA
- the gpmI gene encoding 2,3-bisphosphoglycerate-independent phosphoglycerate mutase, protein MSAPKPVALIIMDGFGLRNTTEGNAVAQANKPNYDRYLKQYPNTTLTACGEAVGLPEGQMGNSEVGHLNIGAGRIVYQDLTRIDKSIRDGEFFDNETLVAAVRSAKSTGKKLHLYALVSDGGVHSHINHLFAMLDLAKKEDMHDVYIHAFMDGRDVPPDSGQKFVQDLLAKIEEVGVGKIATVSGRYFAMDRDKRWERVEKAYRAMVYGEGPQYTDALQAITASYQNSVYDEFVEPSVIVNSEGKPTATVESGDSVVFLNFRPDRAIQLSQVFTNSDFRGFDRGPLFPQNLHFVCLTTFSETVQGYVAYSPKNLDNTLGEVLVQQNKKQLRIAETEKYPHVTFFFSGGRDEELPGETRILINSPKVATYDLQPEMSAYEVAAACVAEIEADRQDAIILNFANPDMVGHSGMLEPTIKAVEVTDECVGKVVDAVVAKGGVAIIIADHGNADMVFDEQGRPFTAHTTNPVPFIVTTENVVLRESGILADVAPTILDLMGLPQPAEMTGQSMIASRK, encoded by the coding sequence ATGTCAGCACCCAAACCCGTTGCTTTGATCATCATGGATGGTTTCGGTCTGCGCAATACGACTGAAGGCAACGCTGTTGCCCAAGCCAACAAACCGAACTATGACCGTTACCTGAAGCAGTATCCGAACACCACGCTGACCGCTTGCGGCGAAGCTGTGGGCCTGCCGGAAGGACAGATGGGGAACTCCGAAGTGGGTCACCTTAACATCGGAGCCGGCCGGATTGTGTACCAGGACCTGACCCGCATCGACAAGTCGATTCGTGATGGAGAGTTCTTTGATAACGAAACTCTGGTTGCAGCTGTAAGAAGCGCCAAGTCAACCGGTAAGAAGCTTCACCTGTATGCGCTGGTATCCGACGGAGGGGTACATAGCCATATCAATCATTTGTTTGCTATGCTCGATCTGGCCAAGAAAGAAGATATGCACGATGTGTATATCCACGCTTTCATGGATGGCCGCGATGTACCTCCTGACAGCGGACAGAAGTTCGTTCAGGATCTGCTCGCCAAGATTGAGGAAGTGGGCGTAGGCAAGATTGCTACAGTATCGGGACGTTATTTCGCGATGGACCGCGACAAACGCTGGGAACGTGTAGAGAAGGCTTACCGCGCAATGGTCTACGGCGAAGGACCGCAATATACCGATGCGCTGCAGGCGATCACTGCATCCTACCAGAACTCTGTGTATGATGAATTTGTTGAGCCTAGCGTGATTGTGAACAGCGAAGGCAAACCGACGGCGACAGTAGAGAGCGGCGATTCCGTCGTATTCCTCAACTTCCGCCCGGACCGTGCCATCCAGCTGTCGCAGGTATTCACGAATTCGGATTTCCGCGGCTTCGACCGGGGTCCTTTGTTCCCGCAAAACCTGCATTTTGTATGTTTGACTACCTTCAGCGAAACGGTTCAGGGCTACGTGGCCTACTCGCCGAAGAACCTGGACAATACGCTGGGTGAAGTGCTTGTACAGCAGAATAAGAAGCAGCTGCGTATCGCGGAAACCGAAAAGTATCCGCACGTAACCTTCTTCTTCAGCGGCGGACGTGATGAGGAGCTTCCAGGCGAAACCCGCATCCTGATCAACTCTCCGAAAGTGGCAACCTATGATCTTCAGCCGGAGATGAGCGCATACGAAGTGGCGGCGGCCTGCGTAGCGGAAATCGAAGCGGACAGACAGGATGCCATTATCCTTAACTTTGCGAACCCTGACATGGTAGGACACTCCGGCATGCTGGAACCAACCATCAAGGCTGTAGAAGTTACGGATGAGTGCGTGGGCAAGGTTGTGGATGCAGTAGTTGCCAAAGGCGGCGTTGCCATCATCATTGCCGACCACGGCAATGCAGATATGGTGTTTGACGAGCAGGGACGTCCGTTCACGGCTCACACCACCAACCCGGTTCCTTTCATCGTAACGACTGAAAATGTTGTACTGCGTGAATCCGGTATTCTCGCAGATGTGGCACCGACAATTCTGGATCTGATGGGACTTCCGCAGCCTGCGGAAATGACCGGACAATCCATGATTGCCAGCCGCAAATAG